From the genome of Nitrosomonas sp., one region includes:
- a CDS encoding thiol:disulfide interchange protein DsbA/DsbL — protein MIKKILIIGLFVLAGWHTALHAEKQTGNNRPFAEGLEYQRIVPPVAIQSEHLASDHVEVVVMFLYACPHCNALDVKLTDWAQKKGDRIVLKRIPAIVGAPWADQARAFYTAEKLGILEKAHVALFKSIHIDGDQYADDQSVMDFFVKQGVKPEEFMAAFRSPEVDEKVSHARVMTVEYGIRGVPAIIVNGKYLTAQYFTGTQEKLIDVLDMLVEKELNTNQKS, from the coding sequence ATGATAAAGAAAATATTGATTATTGGATTGTTCGTTCTGGCAGGTTGGCATACCGCATTACATGCGGAAAAACAGACCGGAAATAACCGGCCGTTTGCCGAAGGACTGGAGTATCAGCGTATCGTTCCACCTGTTGCGATCCAGAGTGAACACCTTGCCAGTGATCATGTGGAAGTGGTTGTCATGTTTTTATACGCATGCCCGCATTGTAATGCGCTGGATGTGAAACTAACCGATTGGGCTCAAAAGAAAGGCGATCGTATCGTTTTGAAGCGGATACCTGCTATAGTCGGTGCGCCGTGGGCGGACCAGGCACGGGCTTTTTATACGGCAGAAAAGCTGGGTATTCTGGAAAAAGCACATGTGGCGTTATTTAAGTCTATCCATATTGACGGCGATCAATACGCAGATGACCAATCGGTCATGGATTTTTTTGTCAAGCAGGGCGTTAAGCCGGAAGAGTTTATGGCTGCATTCCGGTCACCGGAGGTTGACGAAAAGGTCAGTCACGCCCGGGTGATGACTGTTGAATATGGTATACGCGGTGTGCCGGCAATTATTGTAAATGGCAAATACCTTACCGCACAATATTTTACAGGTACACAAGAGAAACTCATTGATGTGCTTGACATGCTGGTCGAAAAAGAATTGAACACAAATCAGAAATCATAA
- a CDS encoding c-type cytochrome: MMKNVCCKCPNGWWYGLLLLLIMQTGYLAAEENKTVRTVEDTAVVGTIGYAQERFKPAPVYNGPTRSGKEVYEYSCATCHDRTTQGAPLPDDDVEWGMRARKGIDVLLKHVKEGYKDLMPEMGGCRNCTDEELLASILYIMETSGIIIPEMRED, translated from the coding sequence ATGATGAAGAATGTATGTTGCAAATGTCCAAATGGCTGGTGGTATGGGCTATTGCTGCTGTTGATTATGCAAACAGGCTATCTGGCCGCTGAAGAGAACAAGACCGTTCGAACCGTGGAGGATACAGCGGTTGTCGGTACGATCGGTTATGCGCAAGAGCGTTTTAAACCTGCGCCGGTCTATAACGGCCCAACACGGTCAGGCAAGGAAGTGTATGAATACAGTTGCGCAACCTGTCATGACCGTACTACCCAGGGTGCGCCGTTGCCCGATGATGATGTTGAGTGGGGCATGCGTGCGCGTAAAGGTATCGACGTGTTACTGAAACATGTCAAGGAAGGCTATAAAGACCTAATGCCGGAAATGGGTGGATGCCGCAATTGTACCGATGAAGAATTGCTGGCCAGTATTCTCTATATTATGGAAACCAGCGGCATAATAATCCCAGAAATGCGTGAGGATTAA
- a CDS encoding penicillin acylase family protein: protein MPFIKFLRRSVFVLFCASLLLVILLSMLLLASLPQYDGEARLSGLVAPVSVSRDALGSVTITGQNRMDVSKALGFVHAQERFFEMDLMRRQAAGELAEIFGEGALALDMEVRKYRMRTRAREIVQQLPDNQRQLLAAYRTGVNAGLDALTVRPYPYLLTRAQPVEWLEEDTLLVIFSMFITLNEHSGKRELGLSFLHAELPDALFKFLTASGGTWDDPLIGEPLEWPPLPTVNEFDLRKRDASLFAHQFDFDESMPGSNSFAVSGALAAATNGAALVANDMHLILRVPNLWFRTRLITENEINPDPAHKTDITGITLPGVPAIVIGSNRHIAWSFTNSYGDFIDWVRITLDSDDQTRYLGTSGWQSIQSFQETIQIRNAPAQQITVHETEWGPIVAHDHDGVPLAMVWTAFRPGGINLNLVELEHAQTVDEAAIIAQQTGIPAQNFVVGDKQGNILWTIAGRIPVRSNNFDPRLPSDWTTPDTGWQGWLDPADYPLIRNPENGRLWTANARIVDAESVKTIGDGGYDLGARSKQIRDNLYTLEQFTVDNLFSIQLDHRAVFFTRWHALLSNNLSRAEKTDTVKHLEQVLENWDGHAAADSVAYRVVRGFRQEVIQSLLIALTAEIKQRHPSFELPRLSQIEHAAWQLIEKQPLHLLPANHESWDDFLLHCIRQTIATLQNQPGDITVRTWGEDNAAHIRHPLSQRMPKWIANYLDMPADPLPGDVHMPRIQTPNFGASQRSVVAPGKEEDGYFDMPGGQSGHPLSPYYGSGHANWVSGRPTPFLPGKVDKRLTLVP from the coding sequence ATGCCCTTTATTAAATTTTTGCGACGATCAGTTTTTGTATTGTTTTGCGCGAGTCTGTTGCTTGTTATTCTTTTGTCGATGCTATTGCTCGCCAGTCTGCCACAATATGACGGCGAGGCGCGCTTATCAGGCCTTGTCGCACCCGTTAGCGTATCGCGCGATGCGCTCGGCAGCGTGACGATTACAGGACAGAACCGGATGGATGTCAGCAAAGCACTCGGTTTTGTCCATGCGCAGGAACGTTTTTTTGAAATGGATTTAATGCGCCGCCAGGCAGCGGGCGAACTGGCCGAAATCTTCGGTGAAGGCGCGTTGGCGCTGGATATGGAAGTCCGCAAATACCGTATGCGCACCCGTGCCCGGGAAATCGTTCAACAACTGCCGGATAATCAGCGGCAACTGCTCGCGGCTTATCGTACCGGTGTCAATGCAGGACTTGATGCATTAACAGTTCGCCCCTACCCTTATCTGCTCACCCGCGCCCAGCCTGTTGAATGGCTGGAGGAAGATACCCTGCTGGTAATTTTTTCGATGTTTATCACACTCAACGAACATAGCGGCAAACGCGAACTGGGATTGTCATTTTTACATGCCGAACTGCCGGATGCTTTGTTTAAATTTTTAACGGCCAGTGGCGGGACATGGGATGACCCTCTCATCGGCGAACCGCTTGAATGGCCGCCACTACCCACAGTCAATGAATTCGATCTGCGCAAGCGGGATGCTTCGCTGTTTGCACACCAGTTCGACTTCGATGAATCGATGCCGGGAAGTAACAGTTTCGCAGTTTCAGGCGCCTTGGCTGCGGCAACAAATGGCGCAGCCCTGGTCGCCAACGACATGCACTTGATATTGCGCGTACCGAATCTATGGTTCCGTACGCGGCTGATCACCGAAAATGAAATCAACCCAGATCCGGCGCATAAAACCGATATCACCGGCATCACCCTGCCTGGCGTACCCGCCATTGTTATCGGATCAAACCGCCATATTGCCTGGAGTTTTACCAACAGTTACGGCGATTTTATCGACTGGGTACGTATTACACTCGACTCTGACGATCAAACACGCTATCTTGGCACGTCAGGCTGGCAATCCATTCAAAGCTTCCAGGAAACTATTCAGATCCGCAATGCACCCGCTCAACAGATAACTGTGCACGAGACCGAATGGGGACCAATTGTCGCGCACGATCATGACGGTGTGCCGTTGGCCATGGTGTGGACGGCATTTCGGCCTGGCGGCATCAATCTGAACCTGGTCGAACTCGAACATGCGCAGACAGTTGATGAAGCGGCTATAATTGCACAGCAAACCGGTATTCCAGCGCAAAACTTTGTCGTCGGCGACAAACAGGGCAATATACTCTGGACGATTGCCGGGCGCATCCCGGTGCGGTCGAACAATTTCGATCCAAGATTACCGTCAGACTGGACCACACCCGATACCGGATGGCAAGGCTGGCTGGACCCTGCCGACTACCCGTTGATCCGCAATCCAGAGAACGGACGTTTGTGGACTGCGAACGCACGCATCGTTGACGCGGAAAGTGTAAAAACAATTGGCGACGGCGGCTACGATCTTGGTGCACGATCCAAACAGATACGCGACAATCTATATACGCTGGAACAATTTACCGTTGACAATTTATTCTCAATTCAACTCGATCACCGTGCTGTGTTCTTTACGCGCTGGCATGCATTATTGTCCAACAATCTAAGTCGGGCAGAAAAAACTGACACCGTTAAACACCTGGAACAGGTTCTGGAAAACTGGGACGGCCACGCAGCGGCTGATTCGGTGGCATACCGGGTTGTACGCGGTTTCCGGCAGGAAGTCATTCAATCGCTGTTGATTGCATTGACTGCCGAGATCAAGCAGCGTCATCCATCATTCGAACTGCCGCGTTTGAGTCAGATCGAACATGCGGCATGGCAACTCATTGAAAAGCAGCCTTTGCATCTGTTGCCCGCAAACCACGAGAGCTGGGACGATTTTCTCTTGCACTGTATTCGCCAGACCATTGCAACGTTGCAAAATCAACCCGGTGATATCACTGTCCGCACATGGGGCGAAGACAATGCGGCGCATATCCGGCATCCACTGAGTCAGCGTATGCCAAAATGGATTGCCAACTATCTGGATATGCCAGCCGACCCGCTACCCGGCGATGTGCATATGCCGCGCATTCAAACACCGAATTTTGGTGCTTCACAACGCTCTGTCGTGGCTCCGGGAAAAGAAGAGGATGGCTATTTTGATATGCCGGGCGGTCAGAGTGGGCATCCACTCTCACCGTATTACGGCAGTGGCCATGCTAACTGGGTGTCGGGCAGACCGACACCCTTTTTACCGGGTAAAGTTGACAAAAGATTGACGCTGGTGCCATAA
- a CDS encoding prepilin-type N-terminal cleavage/methylation domain-containing protein, which yields MENSSGCIKKLQRAFTLIELMVVVAIIGVLATISMPMYSDYIDRARAAQAIQDIGAISKQITVYSYFNGGRYPGSLAEIGLGGMLDPWGNPYQYLNLSDPNLKGKGKARKDHNLVPINSDYDLFSMGKDGASASPLTANASRDDIVRANNGRFVGRAKDY from the coding sequence ATGGAAAACAGTTCTGGTTGCATAAAAAAACTGCAACGTGCATTCACATTAATCGAGCTCATGGTCGTCGTAGCCATTATCGGTGTTCTGGCCACGATCTCCATGCCGATGTACAGCGACTATATTGATCGCGCCCGGGCGGCGCAGGCAATCCAGGATATTGGTGCGATTTCAAAACAGATTACAGTCTATTCGTATTTCAATGGAGGACGATATCCCGGTTCGTTGGCCGAAATTGGTTTGGGCGGGATGCTCGATCCCTGGGGTAATCCTTACCAATATTTGAATTTGTCCGATCCGAACTTGAAAGGTAAAGGCAAGGCCCGTAAAGATCATAATCTGGTGCCGATTAATTCGGACTATGATCTTTTTAGTATGGGTAAAGACGGTGCAAGCGCGTCGCCGTTAACTGCAAATGCCAGTCGCGACGATATTGTACGTGCCAATAACGGCCGCTTTGTCGGCCGTGCTAAAGATTATTAG
- a CDS encoding EAL domain-containing protein, with translation MKPDKKILHSKVARRMLLFFVLSTFIPVSFLAYLSYSESNDLLLQKAHHQLAAASDSYNKVIYERLVLAEQQLHAVGLQLSNRSFSKVHDRQLGQSIRNLTLFLPEDNEGNSIALLGELQQINPLSAAELRHLATGLPLLKTQFNGVERKILILVALAAAAPQHGILIADIMPEYLWGDEESLPLHLGLCVTNENYKTLFCAHQSEPVVIEQPLEQAAQHAKGGFDWKQGDAHYIANYHEIFLEPHFLTPRWLVVAMQPETDALGSLSRFNTILWGSAILSILVILLFSMIQIRRVLVPLEKLIDGTRRLGNRDFATQVDVISADEFGELATSFNKMTAQLGVQFKTMTALSLIDREILSGLDIDKIVRYVLAHLHGMIRADFSAVSVFDQDAPEKAAMYLLDVRQKRICTLCDISSHMHQLLQVGSKGVWIDRQAIGKLDLNQKIEPVLKRLNRLFILPLSWKAQMVGYISLGFKVPVNWSREDTQRIHDFADRVAVALFTKNREELLLRQARIDALTELPNRFLFMEQLHKEIAQNQRSERRLAVLYIDLDRFKMVNDSYGHSVGDELLREAGERLHGCIYEGDTVARFGGDEFAIIISELDSEQSAQSVAEKIIAVLGKPFIFNNEKNVLAASIGIAIYPQDGESIADLMRNADIAMYRAKEKGGNQYIFFEESMNVEVNKRAAIERELRNAIVEGQFVLYYQPQVEPKSGLVQGVETLVRWNHPEMGFVSPGDFIPVAENTGLIVDIGRIILSDACTQFRQWLNAGVQLDYIAVNVSVKQFRQSDFFQMVEHVLAVNAIPPHCLELEITESVLMEDTEVVVAMLQRLKNLGVQLSIDDFGTGYSSMSYLEQLPFDTIKIDMSFVRKIQENGEGGAIAATIAAMAHALNKKIVAEGVEIQAQLEFLSKCDCELIQGYYYSRPLPADELAAFVKNNHATAKDTFSQQQSLRAIPTAAHSDMHVQC, from the coding sequence ATGAAACCAGATAAGAAAATTCTTCACAGTAAGGTCGCTCGTAGAATGTTGTTGTTTTTTGTCCTGTCGACGTTCATACCGGTTTCTTTTCTGGCGTATCTGTCATATTCGGAATCCAATGACCTGTTGCTGCAAAAAGCGCATCACCAACTTGCCGCAGCCAGCGATAGTTACAATAAAGTGATTTACGAGCGCCTGGTACTAGCTGAACAGCAACTACATGCTGTGGGATTGCAGCTATCCAATCGATCTTTTTCCAAGGTGCATGACAGACAATTGGGGCAAAGCATCCGCAACCTCACGCTTTTTCTGCCAGAAGACAATGAAGGCAATTCAATAGCGCTGTTGGGTGAATTGCAGCAAATTAATCCGCTGAGTGCAGCAGAACTCAGGCATCTTGCCACCGGGTTGCCGCTATTAAAAACGCAGTTCAATGGCGTTGAGCGCAAGATATTAATTCTGGTTGCGTTGGCTGCTGCAGCGCCGCAACACGGTATCTTAATTGCGGATATCATGCCGGAATATCTCTGGGGGGATGAAGAATCCCTGCCGCTCCACCTGGGGCTTTGCGTTACGAACGAAAATTACAAAACATTGTTTTGCGCGCATCAGTCTGAACCAGTAGTGATCGAACAACCATTGGAACAGGCGGCGCAGCATGCAAAAGGCGGGTTTGACTGGAAACAGGGCGATGCACACTATATTGCCAATTATCATGAAATTTTTCTAGAACCGCATTTTCTAACGCCGCGCTGGCTGGTCGTTGCAATGCAGCCCGAAACAGATGCACTCGGCAGCCTGTCAAGATTTAATACCATACTCTGGGGCAGCGCGATTCTTTCAATACTGGTCATTTTATTATTCAGCATGATACAGATCAGGCGTGTTCTGGTGCCGCTGGAGAAACTGATTGATGGAACGCGCAGGCTTGGCAATCGTGATTTCGCCACCCAGGTGGATGTGATCAGTGCCGATGAATTTGGCGAACTGGCGACTTCTTTCAATAAAATGACCGCGCAATTGGGTGTGCAATTTAAAACAATGACCGCGTTGTCGCTGATTGATCGGGAAATACTGTCCGGGCTCGATATCGACAAAATTGTGCGGTATGTGCTGGCGCATTTACATGGCATGATCAGGGCGGATTTTTCTGCGGTTTCTGTATTTGATCAGGATGCGCCCGAGAAAGCAGCTATGTACCTGCTGGATGTGAGGCAGAAACGCATCTGCACGCTGTGCGATATTTCAAGCCATATGCATCAATTGTTGCAGGTCGGTTCCAAAGGTGTCTGGATTGACCGTCAGGCTATCGGCAAGCTCGATCTGAACCAGAAAATCGAGCCCGTTTTGAAGCGTCTGAACCGCTTGTTTATTTTACCGCTGAGCTGGAAAGCTCAAATGGTCGGTTATATTTCACTGGGATTCAAAGTTCCCGTCAACTGGAGCCGGGAGGATACACAGCGCATCCATGATTTTGCCGACAGAGTGGCCGTTGCGCTGTTCACCAAAAACCGGGAAGAATTATTGTTGCGGCAAGCGCGTATCGATGCATTGACGGAATTACCGAACCGTTTCCTTTTTATGGAGCAGCTGCACAAAGAAATCGCACAGAATCAGCGTAGCGAACGCAGGCTGGCTGTACTGTATATCGATTTGGACCGGTTTAAAATGGTCAATGACAGCTACGGGCATTCGGTTGGCGATGAACTGCTACGTGAAGCCGGAGAACGGTTGCACGGTTGCATTTATGAAGGCGACACGGTGGCGCGGTTCGGAGGAGACGAATTTGCCATTATCATCAGCGAACTGGATTCGGAGCAGTCCGCGCAGTCTGTCGCCGAGAAAATCATTGCCGTTCTGGGCAAACCGTTTATTTTCAACAACGAAAAAAATGTACTCGCCGCCAGTATCGGTATCGCTATTTATCCGCAGGATGGCGAGTCGATTGCCGACCTGATGCGTAACGCCGATATCGCCATGTATCGCGCCAAGGAAAAAGGCGGCAATCAGTATATTTTCTTTGAAGAAAGCATGAATGTGGAAGTTAACAAACGTGCTGCCATCGAACGTGAATTGCGCAATGCTATTGTCGAGGGCCAATTCGTTTTGTATTACCAGCCGCAGGTTGAGCCAAAATCCGGATTGGTGCAGGGTGTTGAAACACTGGTGCGCTGGAATCATCCGGAAATGGGATTTGTGTCTCCGGGTGATTTCATTCCGGTTGCTGAAAATACAGGATTAATCGTCGATATCGGGCGTATCATATTGAGCGATGCCTGCACGCAATTTCGTCAATGGCTGAATGCGGGAGTTCAACTGGACTATATCGCGGTGAATGTTTCGGTTAAACAATTCCGGCAATCCGATTTTTTCCAGATGGTTGAACATGTGCTTGCGGTGAATGCGATTCCGCCCCATTGCCTGGAACTTGAAATAACCGAAAGCGTCCTGATGGAAGATACCGAAGTCGTGGTGGCAATGCTTCAAAGGCTCAAGAATCTCGGTGTGCAGTTGTCCATAGACGATTTCGGCACGGGTTATTCATCGATGTCCTATCTGGAACAATTGCCGTTTGATACCATAAAAATCGATATGTCTTTTGTACGTAAAATTCAGGAAAACGGTGAGGGTGGCGCCATCGCTGCGACCATTGCTGCCATGGCGCATGCACTCAATAAAAAGATTGTTGCTGAGGGTGTCGAGATACAGGCGCAGCTCGAATTTCTGTCCAAATGTGATTGTGAGCTGATTCAAGGCTATTATTACAGCCGTCCGTTACCGGCTGATGAACTGGCAGCCTTTGTCAAAAACAATCACGCAACGGCCAAGGATACTTTTTCCCAACAGCAATCATTGCGTGCAATCCCTACAGCCGCGCATTCAGACATGCACGTTCAATGCTGA
- a CDS encoding bifunctional metallophosphatase/5'-nucleotidase gives MKSFVLSVCFIVLLTACATVSDQAVTEDDRIHVTILHFNDIYEITPVSGGREGGIARVATLRNQLLVRNPNTITLLGGDLFSPSAIGTAEYQGDRLAGRQMVDVLNHFGLDYATFGNHEFDLKENQFRQRMQEARFTWVSSNVFDINGQSYDGVRQNLVVPFTNPKNGKTFKIGLFGLTLSANKAAYVRYTDPLAVAGQQVAQLSGQADFIVALTHQSIADDVALVQQNPQVGLVLGGHEHINYQRWRGSRFAPILKGDANVRSVYVVDLYFDPATGQTEVKPRFVPIDERLEEDPAVKTVVDQWVAIAFDAFRQQGFEPEKVVTTITEPLDGLESSVRSSQTNLTRLIADSMMTAYPDADLSLYNSGAIRIDDTLPPGKITVYDIIRILPFGGQVQLATIKGSLLTRVLDQGLANKDSGGFLQSANTQRQNGVWLVNGKLIDASKTYRLAINDFLASGRERGLDDLKPGNPDFTIIQSGEGQAYDMRQLLIDALAGSK, from the coding sequence ATGAAATCATTCGTGTTGTCGGTTTGTTTTATTGTATTGTTGACAGCTTGCGCCACCGTTTCCGATCAGGCTGTGACGGAAGATGACAGAATTCATGTCACCATCCTGCATTTTAATGACATTTACGAAATCACGCCGGTCAGCGGCGGCAGGGAAGGCGGTATTGCGCGGGTGGCAACGTTACGCAATCAGTTGCTGGTACGCAATCCGAATACCATCACTTTGCTGGGCGGCGATTTGTTCAGTCCGTCCGCAATCGGCACCGCCGAATATCAGGGCGACCGGCTGGCCGGGCGGCAAATGGTCGATGTGTTGAACCATTTCGGGTTGGACTACGCCACATTTGGTAATCATGAATTTGATTTGAAAGAAAACCAGTTCCGCCAGCGCATGCAGGAAGCCCGATTTACCTGGGTGTCGAGCAATGTGTTCGATATCAATGGCCAGTCGTATGACGGCGTGCGGCAAAATCTCGTTGTTCCTTTTACAAATCCCAAGAACGGCAAAACGTTCAAAATCGGCCTGTTCGGCCTGACGTTGTCAGCAAACAAAGCGGCCTATGTGCGTTATACCGACCCGTTGGCGGTGGCGGGCCAGCAGGTTGCGCAATTGTCCGGGCAGGCTGATTTTATTGTCGCGTTGACGCATCAATCGATCGCCGATGACGTTGCACTGGTGCAGCAAAACCCGCAGGTCGGGCTGGTGCTTGGCGGGCACGAACATATCAACTATCAGCGTTGGCGTGGCAGCCGTTTTGCGCCGATCTTGAAAGGCGACGCCAATGTGCGTTCGGTGTATGTCGTCGATCTGTATTTCGACCCGGCAACCGGTCAGACCGAAGTCAAACCCCGGTTTGTGCCGATTGATGAGCGGCTCGAAGAAGATCCTGCGGTAAAAACCGTCGTCGACCAGTGGGTGGCGATTGCATTTGACGCTTTTCGGCAACAGGGCTTTGAACCGGAAAAGGTGGTAACCACGATCACCGAGCCGCTCGATGGCCTCGAATCCAGCGTGCGCAGCTCACAGACCAACCTGACCCGGCTGATCGCCGACAGCATGATGACGGCTTATCCCGATGCCGATTTGTCGCTTTATAACAGCGGCGCCATTCGTATCGACGATACCCTGCCGCCGGGAAAAATTACCGTCTACGATATTATCCGTATCTTGCCGTTCGGCGGCCAAGTACAACTGGCGACAATCAAAGGCAGCCTGTTGACCAGAGTCCTCGATCAGGGGTTGGCAAACAAGGATTCCGGCGGTTTCCTGCAATCGGCCAATACACAACGGCAAAACGGCGTCTGGCTGGTCAACGGCAAGCTGATAGACGCTTCCAAAACCTACCGGCTGGCAATAAACGATTTTCTGGCGTCCGGCCGGGAACGTGGACTGGATGACCTGAAACCCGGCAACCCGGATTTCACGATTATTCAATCGGGGGAAGGGCAAGCGTATGACATGCGGCAGTTGTTGATTGATGCGTTGGCGGGTTCAAAATGA
- a CDS encoding type II toxin-antitoxin system VapB family antitoxin has protein sequence MRTTIDLPEDLLDEAMKLTQTRTKTGVIVLALEELIQKSKIRNLKRYKGKIDLDIDLDTLRNRG, from the coding sequence ATGCGTACTACAATTGATTTGCCAGAGGATTTATTGGACGAGGCAATGAAGTTGACACAAACGCGCACTAAAACGGGTGTTATTGTGTTGGCGCTGGAAGAATTGATTCAAAAATCAAAGATTAGGAATCTCAAGCGGTATAAAGGAAAAATTGATCTGGATATTGATCTCGATACCTTGCGGAATCGTGGTTAA
- a CDS encoding PIN domain-containing protein: MQVLVDTSIWIDYFRSGEHSAPLDNLIDENLLVINDIILAELVPYLRIKKQIAVIQLLHEIKQIPLTIDWEEIIEYQVKCLKAGANGVGIPDLIIAQNATDNDCLVYSLDKHFSLLSRVMKLGLYQK; the protein is encoded by the coding sequence ATGCAGGTTCTGGTTGATACGTCAATATGGATTGATTATTTCCGCAGTGGCGAGCATTCTGCACCACTGGATAATCTGATTGATGAAAATCTGCTTGTTATTAATGACATTATCCTGGCTGAACTCGTTCCTTATTTGAGGATCAAGAAGCAAATCGCTGTTATTCAATTACTCCATGAAATTAAACAGATTCCATTGACTATCGATTGGGAAGAAATCATTGAGTATCAGGTGAAGTGTCTGAAGGCTGGTGCAAATGGCGTGGGGATTCCTGATTTGATCATCGCCCAGAATGCAACGGACAATGATTGCTTGGTTTATTCATTGGATAAGCATTTCAGTTTGTTAAGCCGGGTAATGAAACTCGGCCTTTATCAGAAATAA
- a CDS encoding LemA family protein produces the protein MEITTIVILVVLAMMFFYVIAIFNNLVTKRNRYKNAFAQIEVQLKRRYDLIPNLIETAKGYLKHERETLEAVIAARNVAANNLAAAASDPTNARAMRELIGAEGQLAGAMGKFNVVLEAYPELKANQNMMQLSEELVSTENKVSFARQAFNDQVMDYNTYKQSFPPVVFAGMFGHRADASLLEFEDSAQIQVAPKVSF, from the coding sequence ATGGAAATAACGACGATTGTGATACTGGTTGTGTTGGCGATGATGTTTTTTTATGTTATCGCGATTTTCAATAATCTGGTGACCAAGCGTAATCGCTACAAAAACGCGTTCGCCCAGATTGAAGTCCAGTTGAAGCGCCGTTATGATTTGATTCCCAATCTGATTGAAACCGCCAAAGGCTACCTGAAGCATGAACGGGAAACGCTGGAAGCGGTGATTGCCGCGCGTAATGTGGCTGCCAATAATCTGGCGGCGGCGGCTTCGGATCCGACCAATGCCCGGGCGATGCGCGAACTGATCGGCGCCGAAGGTCAACTGGCTGGTGCAATGGGTAAATTCAACGTGGTGCTGGAGGCTTATCCCGAACTTAAGGCCAATCAGAACATGATGCAGTTGAGCGAAGAACTCGTCAGCACGGAAAACAAGGTGTCGTTTGCCCGTCAGGCGTTTAACGATCAGGTGATGGACTATAACACGTACAAGCAGTCTTTCCCGCCGGTGGTTTTTGCCGGTATGTTCGGTCATCGCGCGGATGCGTCATTGCTGGAATTTGAGGACAGCGCCCAGATTCAGGTTGCGCCCAAAGTTTCCTTCTGA